Below is a genomic region from Sinobacterium norvegicum.
TGGGATTGGTTGCAGTTAACCTCTGGTGAATGGCTCAAGGGCGAGGTTATTGTGCTCTACAACGATGCCGTTGAATTCGATAGCGACGAACTTGATGAGGTCACCATCGACCTCGAAGACATTAAAAGTTTACGCACCGCACAGGTGTTAGAGGTGCGATTCCTTGGGGGTATTGACCGTGTTGGCCAAATCACCATGATCGATGATCAGCTCCATTTCAACGGCGAAGAACAGGGGTATTCTCGCCATGCCATCCTCAGCGCCACCGCCGGTGAGGCCAAGGAAAGTAACTACTGGGTGGCTAAATTTAGCCTCGGCGCCAATATTCGCCAGGGCAACTCCGATCAGGTCGACATAACCTCCAGCTTAAAAGCTAAGCGCAGAACCGTCGGCAATCGTTTAGATTTCGATTATATTGCCAACTATAGCCAACTCGACAATGAGGAAACCGCGGATAATCAGCGTTTTAATTTCAGCTGGGACCGATTCATTCGTGACCGCCTATTTTGGCGCCCCATTTTCCTCGAATATCTTCATGACCCATTCCAAAACATCAACAGCAAGTACACCGTGGGTACCGGCCTTGGTTATGACATTGTTGATAACGACCGAACCGAGTGGAATATTGTTGCCGGCCCAGCCTTTCAGCAAACACAGTTCATCACGGTTGAAGAGGGAAAAAACGACAGAGAGAATACCGGTTCATTCGGCTTATCCAGCGATTATGAATACGAGATCACCGGTGATATAGACTACTTCCTTAACTACTCTGGCAACTTTGTGAACAGTGCCTCAGGCACTTACAACCACTATTTGAGTACCGGTCTCGAAATCGAACTGACAAAAATGCTCGATCTTGATATTTCACTGAACTGGGACCACACCAAAAACCCGCAGGCTGATGAAGACGGTATTACCCCGAAGAGTGATGATCTCCGTCTCGTCGTTGGCATTGGTATCGAGTACTAAGCCAGCGTCAAATAGTTATTGGCCTTTATATCACTCTTAATCTGCTTGACGGCGCGCTTATAGCTAGCGCGCAAATGCGCCTTCAAATAACGTGTTGCCTGCCCGTATGGAATACTTTTCAACTGACAAAATACCGCCAAGGCAAAGACTACTTCATTCTCACTCAAGCTTGCCTGACGATTCGCACTGGCGTTATAACAGCTGCCGCAGCCACCTTTAAATGAATAAGCAGAGTTGACCATCATCACACCGAAACCAAGGAAGATAGCCACCACCTCTGTCGCCTCGATGAAATAGTCTCGACCACCCGGTGGCAACTGCTGTGACTGAGCCACCATATGCTGCGCCAACAGGTGCGCAAAACTGGATGACAAATCCTCAGGCTTAAGGGTTTGTTGCGGTTGATAGCTGAGGGCTAATACCGTGTCGGTGCTCAACAGCGAAACTGGCGACCCCTCACTACCCGAGGAATCTCGTTCAATTGTCGTCAAGCCCAGTAAGGCGGGTGACTGCTGACTGAACTGCTCCGGCGGCAACAACACAAAAGGCCAATGGCTTAAACCGGCGTAGCGCTGACAATGACTGAAAATGTTGACGGCCTTGGCGTGAACACTATCGACCCGGCCAGGGAAAAACGCATTAGTCGGCTCGATTAAGCGTGTTCTCTCGTTGAACTCCTGGCGATCAAAATTAGCTAACGCCCAGGCAAAGCATTGATAGATCCAGTCGGCACTCTGCTCAGGCAGCAGCGGCTTGGTGTTAAAAATAGCGAGCATTCAGTCCCCCCTCTAACAATAATCAGGTCATCGTAACAAAGTGTCATATCAGAGGTTAAGCGTTAATTACTGTTTAACACTAGATACTCGGGAGACCTGCGATAACACGCCCTCAAAGACCTTGCTTTCGGCGCCAAAGTCACGGCCTTGGTCACCTCGCTGTAGCACAGCAAACAGCCGATTCTGCAACACGGGGCACAAATTGAACAAACATTACACGGTTGTATACATTTCCACAGTTTCTGTGGGTAACTTGGTGGATAAAATGTTGGCATAGCGCCGAAAGCTACGCTATTTGTAGGCGGCGAACGGATTGTACATTTTTTAACCAGCAGGATATATACTAGTTATTAATCAATAACTTATATATATCAACAGTTATCTAAAGCTTTTTATACCGGTCTTCGCCCACCGCGTGCTGGCGGTATTATTTTGATGTGCATAAAGCCGCCCTAAAACGACTGCTATAGAACAACAAAGCGCTCTATCTACACAGTTTTTCAAATGTGGCCGATAATTTGATAGCGTTTGTCGACGCCGCCAATACGGGTGATCAAAGTGTCATCGAGATAGCTGCCCAGCAGTAATGTACCCAGCGGGGAAACAGGCGTTACCACCACGACCTCAGTGCCATCGACATCGAAACTCAGCCCACCGGCAGCGGGGCCAATAAAGACCACCCTGCAGGCAAGAGCATCTTGCCGATAGGAGACCAGAGAACCGATACTAATCGGCGAATCTTGATCGATGGGGGTTGGTCGCAGCCGCCGATACTGATGAATATCTTGCAGGCACTGCGCCACTCGCTTAGCCTGTCCCTGGGCCAGATACGAAGCCTCCAACCCCAGTGTGTCATACTTATTTTCGGCGATATTCTCAACGTCGGTTGCCGTCTGATAGGCCTGCAGCGCCGCCTTTTCAGCTTGTTGATGGGTGGCCTCAAGTGCCGCGATCAACGCCACCAACACGTCATTTTTATCAATTGCTAATACCACTGTGCAGCCTCAACCAAAAAAAACAGGGTAACAGGACTAGCGACTAATGGCGTTATTCATTCGTGCCGCCAGGGCAAAATCGAGTGCGGTTATTCCCCCTGCATCATGGCTGATCAAGTCGACGACAACCTTGTTATAGATATTAAACCACTCGGGGTGATGATCGAGTTTCTCTGCCGCCAACGCACACTGGGTCATAAAGGCAAAGGCCTGACTGAAATCTGAAAACATAAATGTGGTGTGCAACCGTCCATCGACTATTCGCCACTGTTGCTGTGAGCGGTTAATGCCATTGAGTGCGGCGGACATTTCGGCGGGGGTTAAGCAATCGGCCATGGTAACGCTCCATCTATCGGGGTAATAAGTATAGTATGAACAGCCAAGCGGCAACGATGATCACTAAAAAAAGGAAAAAAAAGCGATGACTCAAGGCCATCGCTTTTCAGCTAACACGAGCGCTTATGCGGCGACAGGCTGACGTTTGCTATGGACAATGATCAGCAGCAATAAGGCAGCAGCACCGACGCCAACACCAATCGGGGTGCCGAGTCCATGGGGCAGACCAAAGCCAATGCCGGCGCTCATAATATATGAGACCGTCACGCTGGTACCGATAACGGCAGGAATACTGACAATCCAATGGAAGGTACCACGATCAAACAGATACTTTGTGGCCAGCCACAGAACGCTGGTAGAAAGTAGCATGTTCGAGAAGGCGAAGTAACGCCAGATCAACGAGAAATCAATCTTGGTCATAAAGTAGGCAATGACCAAAATCGGCACCGCTAGCAAGATACGGTTACGCATACTTTGAGGGATGTTAAAGGCATCTACTATGGTTAAACGCAGCGAGCGGAATGCCGTATCACCAGAGGTAATCGGAAATACTGCCACGGCGATGATCGCCATAATACCACCGAAGACACCGAGGTAACTGCTGGCAACATGATTAACAACCAGGCCAGGACCGCCCTGATCCAGCAGTGATTTAAGCTCGACATAACCACCTGGGAAAGCAGCAATACCCGCCAAGGCCCACACGCAACCGACAACACCCTCAGACATCATGGCGCCATAATAAACTGGACGCACATACTTTTCGTTGGTTAAACAGCGAGCCATAATCGGCGCCTGAGTCGAGTGGAAACCACTGATTGCACCACAGGTAATGGTCATAAATAATAGCGGCCACACCGGCAGACCTTCGGCGTTAGGTTCTAAGAAATCATGAGCATAATGGCCGTGCTGGAAGTAGGCAAAAAAGTCACCAGTAACCGGTAGGTGTGGAGCATTGAACAACAATGACACAGCAATAGAAACCGTCATCACAATCATTAGCAAGCCAAACAGCGGGTAAAACTTGGTAATGATTTTATCGATTGGCAACAGCGTCGCCATGAAGTAGTAGCCGAGGATAACCAGCACCCAGAAAGTATTGCCCGCAAGAATAGTTCCTTCAAAAACCTCAAGGTTACTCAGCAAGCCAGCGGGGCTCATGATAAAAACCACACCTACGAAGAACAGCAGCATGGCGGTAAAGATCAACATAATGCCTTTGAAGAAAATATTGAAATAGTGGCCCGCAATCTCTGGCAGGCTTTTGCCATCTTCTTTAATACTCAGCACACCGGAGAAATAGTCGTGTACCGCTCCACCAATGATATTACCCAGCACAATCCAGACCAACGCGATGGGGCCATACAAAGCACCGAGTATGGGGCCAAAGATGGGGCCGACACCGGCGATATTTAAAAACTGAATTAAGAAAGCCTTAACAGGGTGAATCGCAACGTAATCGACCCCCTCTTCAAAACGGCTTTGTGGCGTCTCAGCTGTCGGGTCAATCCCCGCCTGCTTCTCGACAAATGGGCTATAAAATTTATAACCCAATAGCAATAACGCAATACAGATAAAAAAGACAATCATGGTAACATTCACTCCTTCCGTGTTTACAACAGTGTAGCCTAGTTAAGTTACTCTTTTAAAGCGTCTTTAACCGTTACAGTGATTGCAACACCCTGGTCTATGGTTTTCATTGTGCAGCTTAGTAATATTGGGTTGTAATGTGTTTCTGTCGCGCCAAAGAATCGCCAGAGACAGCGCCCCCTATCCCCTTACTAAATGCCGTGTTTACATGCTGGGCGATTATACAAATCCACCGACCAAGACCACTCGAATACATCAAATTTTATTCGGATAATAATTAACTCTTATCCAGTGTACTCACCGAAAACTTTCTAACGATTTGATTAATGCTTGTTCATCTATCGGCATCAGACTTTATGGTGCAGATCATGTCGGATAGAATCAGGGAAAATCATAATATGAAAAGGCCTCCACGTGCAGCATCAAGACTTTCATGTCGACTGGCATGACTACTATGCGATTTTTACCATCACCCGCAGCCACAAAAAAAACGCCCTGAGCAAAAGCGTTATTGATGGCCTGGCAGCGTGTTTTGAGCAACTGGAAGAAAATTCATATCGAGGCCTAATCATTACTGGCGCCGACGGTATTTTTAGCGCCGGTACGGATTTGGCCGAAGCAGCAACGCTGTCGATGGCACAGAGCCAACATAAACTCGATACTGTCAGAGCGCTCTTTATTCGCATTTATCAGTCACCGATAACCACTGTTGCGGCCATCCATGGTATTGCCTACGGCGGCGGTTTAGAGTTGGCAATGGCCTGCACTTTTAGAGTGGCCAGTGCTGACGCCAGGCTGGCACTGCCCGAGATAAAGCTCGCTGTGCTACCCACCTACGGCGGCAGCCAATTCTTACCAGCCCTGGTCGGCAGGGCGAAGGCAACAGAATTAATACTAACCGGTAGAGCGGTGTTGGTTGAGGAGGCTTTACAGATTGGACTGATCAACCGCCACTGCGCTGATGACGTTGTCGCGGAAGCCTTTGAGTTGATGACAACCGTTACCTGCCACAGCCAGGTTGCGATCAATCTTGTACATCAGTGTATTGACGCCGCACAGGACTTAACCTTGGAACAGGGCATGGCCGTGGAAGCCGAATGCGCCAAGGTCGCCCTGGCCAGCAGCGATGCCATGGAAGGGGTGACAGCCTTTCTAGAGAAGCGTGTACCCAACTACCAACACCGCTGAGCCGAGCCACCCCATCAGTTACTGAAGTAGCTTTTAATACTGCGTTTGTAGAGGGTGTCGGCATCAATATGCCGGCCATTGCTAAATTCACACTCGCCGAGCGTACTACCATTCACACCGGGCATTTCAATGTAGTGACCACCGTGAATAACACAGTAACGAGCACTCTCGTTATAGTAGCCACTCACCTTTCTTCCCGGTGGCTGGCAGTGGCCCTTCTGCACCGCAATTAAGGCACACTGCCTATTACCCTCAAAGACACAGACCGGGTATTCATCACCGTGGCCATCTTTAAACATCTGCTCCACCGCAGACACATCGTCACAGCGCAGCGCTCTATCATCATCAAAAAAGACAGCGGCCAGCGCAGCAAATAATACGGTAAAGACTAAAACTGATCGTAGGTTTTTCTTCATGTTTACTTTTCATCCACCCAATGCAATACATCTTTAATCACCGACCAACGCGGTGTTTTAGGCTTGGCGTTTTCCCCAAGAATCCAATAGCTATATAAGTCATCAACATAGCCTGATGATTGCTTGATTTCCAGCCAGCTATTGAGCATCGTATGCAGCGAGGTATTACCCTTGGCAACAGCAAACGCTGCGGGGTATGACTTGATATGGTCTCTATTATAAATTGTCGTGTAGCTTGGGTTCAATATCGTCCACGTCTTTCCCGCCTCCAAGCTTACCATTAAGCCGTCCCAGGTTTTACCGTCGTCGTCAAAAAACTCCTGATCAGAGCCAATGTTTTCAAAGGATATATTGCTAAATTTTTCTTCTATATGTGGAATAATGGCATAGTCACCGACCGAGGCAATACGAATCTCACCAGCTTTTCTGATCAGTTCATCGCTGGAGAACTCATCGGCACGATAGTCTTTCACTACAAAGGCATAATGCAACGTCAATACCGGCTGCGTGAAATCAACCAACTGTATGCGGGAGGTGGTCATCTGAAAACCTGAAATCAACACATCAAGTCGCCCCTTGGCTAACAAATCCAGCACATTATCAGCACGATAGGGCAGAAAGGCGATTTTGACGCCCAGCTCAACCGCCAGTGTATTCATCAGCTCAACATCAAACCCCACCAACTCGCCATCAATATTATGAAAAGAGAACGGTACTTGCAGTGGGTTATAGCCCACCCGTAGCACGCCGCTTTCAATAATTTCATCGACAGTACGCGGCTCGGTGGTACTGGCGATCTCACTCCACTCATGGGCTGTGACGCGCTCTGGCAATTTTTGCGCCGAACTCATTTGCACCACAATATCATCCATCACATACTCGGTATTGACCACCGAGCGTAATAACAGCGCCGAGGCGGCTAATATCGCCGCCATCAACAGCGAAGAGACAACGCTGTAGATAACCAGTTTCTTCATATCGAATTGGCTTAAACCGGCTAACATCGCAGTACCGCCAACAGCAAGAACAAAGATATTCATCGCTGCTAACAGTGAGGTAAAGCGGCTGGTAAACAGGCTGGAGACCATATATAACTGAAATAAATCCGAGGACAGCTCCAGCGAATCAAGCAGCATCGGAATAGTTAAATAGACACTACCGAAAAGACTGATCAGACCATTAATCGACATTGGCACATAGGTTAAAAAGTCCATTTCACTGCCCGAAAACCAAGCGGCAAACAACACAAAAACAATGGTCAGCAACTTGCCTAGATTAGGAAAGCTAAAGACCACTGGGATAATAATATTGGCATAGTCGTCTGTTTTTCTATCGCCAATATTGTACTTATGAAACAGTTCTTTTGTGCGCTCGATCAGTAGTGGCAAAATAATAAATATATTGCCAGCGGCGAAGGCGGTAATCATTGCATCCTTGGCAATACCGGTAATGTCGCGATAACTAAACGGCGTCATCACCGCCACAATAGCCGGCAGCAGCAGATACGTTAGCACAATAGTCATGACCACATGGGCAACAAAATATACTTGTAATTTTTGAAATTCGTCAAAATCCATGGTGCCGGCGGTCGCTGCCGTCATGGCAAATATTCCAATCGGCATCAGTTTAACAATATACTGCGTCACCTTGTTAAAGGCCTCGCCTAACAACTCAAGCGGCCTTAATAATGGCTCTTTATCCTCGATGGAAATAAGCGCGATACCGGTGGCTAAACAAAATAAAACAATGGCCGGAATATAACTATTAGACATTGAGAAGAAGGGATTGGAGGGGATGTATATATCCAAAATATCAACCGGCTCGGGCCCATTCAGTTCTGATAAACTAAAAAAATTTCCGGCCTGCCATTCAGGAAAAGTGAATTTTATAAAATACATCAACAACAGGCCGAAAAACCAAATAATCAACATTAGCTTGCCGACATTGACTCCCAGGCTTTTAGCCTGCTGAAAGCTGAGTTTACCCAGACTGGATATCAACGATACGATGATATAAGGGATGATGGTCATTTGTAACAATTTGATGAAGGCATCACCGATGATCGACATCCAGGCAACCATATCACCAAAAAACAGACCCGATATAATACCGGCGGCAAAGGATAGCAATACCAACGTCGACATACTCATCGGCTTTTTATCAGTTGTTGGCGCCACCGCTGAAGTGGGTACTGTCATAATGTATCTCTCCCGGTGCGACTGCAGACCAATTACTTGATGCCTCTGACACCGCCTGTTGATAACAAGCTAGATACTCAGCCACCTTGTCATCAGGGTTAAATCTCTTTGCCGCACTCAACCGCCCAGCTCGACCCATTGTTTGTTGTTTTTCGCTGTGTAATAAGATGTCAGCCATGTAATCAGCCATCGCCACCACATCATCGGGTTCAGCTATAAACCCAGTCACCCCATGCTGTACAACCTCGGGAATGCCATCGATATTACTGCTGACCGTCGGCACCTCACAGGCCATTGCCTCGAGCAAAACCATGCTAAAGGACTCTCGGTAACTCGGCTGAATCACGCAATCCGCATTGGGCAAATAGTCTTCGACATGACAGACATCCCCCATAAACGTCACCTGTTGTTCAATGCCTAACAGCCGACATCGCGACTGCATCACTTCTATATCCGGGCCACTACCTAATAGCACCAACCGCGCCTTGACCCGTTTCAACAACAGATGAAACGCAGTGATAACCGCCTCGCTATTCTTTATCGGTCTGAAATTTGACACATGCATGACGATTTTTTCATCATCACTGGCCATGGTTCGACGCACCGACGGTGCCGCCTTGGCTGGTGAGAAATCGTCGAGATCGATAAAGTTATGAATGACCTCAATAGGCTTCTCTACCTCAAAATTTTCATAGACATATTGCCGCTGAAAGGCCGACACTGTCGTCACCATATTCGACTTATTAATACTGAACTGGTTGAGCGGATAGAGCGGCTTATCCTGGCCGACAACGGTTACATCGGTGCCGTGAATAGTCGTTACCGTGGCAAACTTGACCGTTGATATCTCGCCGGCTAAATAAGTACACAACGAGTGCGGAATAGAGTAATGCGCGTGCACCACATCGAGTCGGTAGCGCTCTGCCACCTCGACAATTTTAGCGGTTAAAGCGAAGGTATATAAGGGGTCTTGAAATAGCGGGTAATGAATCGCCTCGACGGAGTGGAAATGAACGTTTTTCGTATGCTCGGCGAGCTTAAACGGTCGCGATTGCGAGATAAAATGAACCTGATGGCCTAGTTTGGCTAAACCTAGACCGAGCTGAGTGGCTACCAAGCCAGAACCACCGATACTTGGGTGGCATACAATTCCGATTTGCATGATTTATCACCTAAAACGCGCTAATAACGCTATAGAGTAGTTGGTTATTAATATTTGCACAGTATCAATATGACAACTCTGATAGTTAACAATGCTTTAAGGCCGGTTGGCAAGTTAAATTGTGCCGAAATTTCCGGTTCTCAATATCCTCTTTTCATATCAACCTCATTAACTAACGGCCGCCCTTCTTGCATACGCCGATAATTCTCAATGATTTGCGGAGCCACTGAGACCGGATCCGTAATGCTCGAGCAATGGGGGGTCAGCGCCAAGTTATCGCAGCGCCAAAATGGATGACCAGAAGGCAGCGGCTCCTGCTGGAAGACATCGAGGCATGCACCCGCCAATTGACCGCTGGCCAAAGCCGCCAACAAGTCCTTCTCGACCACATGGCCACCCCGGCCAACGTTAATCAAATAGCTGCCGGCCTTCATTTGCTGAAACAGGCTGTGATTCAAGATACCGTCGGTCTTAGCTGTCAGTGGCAACAAGCAAATAATGAAATCTTGCTCGCCGATAAAGGCTGACAATTCTGCGTCCCCACGATAGCTTGCCACCCCCGGTATCTCTTTTTGACTCTGTGACCAGCCAGATAACTGAAAACCAATGGCCGCCAATCTCTTGGCGCTATAACTGCCCAGCTCGCCCAACCCTAAAATACCAACCTTAGTCTGCTCGATAGAGGCGGTTAACCTGGGTGTCCAGGATTCTTGTCGCTGCTGTTGACGGTAGTGAGACCAGTGACGCAGCTGCTGCATAATAGCCGATAATAGATATTCGAACATCGATGAGCACAACAGCGGATCGATCAAACGTACTACCGGCAGCCCCTGGGGCAGCTGTTGATCATTCAGTAGATGATCAATACCAGCCCCCATCGAGCAAATACAACGCAGATTAACCATCGGCAGCAGGGTTCCTGGTTGATGCTGCCAACAGAGAGCAAACTCTACACGCTTCGCATCATCAATATTAGGCCACTGCTCAATGGCTATATCAGGTGCTAAATCTGTCAGCGCCTTAAACCAGCTACCGTCCGTTTTATCACTACTTAATATCGCAATCGACATCACTCAACCTATTAAATACTCATGACCAAAAAACTGAAAAACGTTAGTTACACTCAATTTTATAGTATTCAAACATAGTGAAACCTACAATTTTAATCCTTCATCAACATTGACTGCTCACAGAGTCGCAATAAATAACAGGTCATAATATGGCTTGGTTGTTCCCTGAGTTGCCAGAGTTGCCAGAGTTGCCAGAGTTGCCAGAGTTGCCAGAGTTGATACCAGGGTTTACGCTTGGGCTCATATTTTTACTGTGTGAACAGCCTATGCCTATTTCGACACCGCCTATTTACTTCGATAACAATGCCTCGACGCCGCTGAACCCGCAGGTTGCTCAGGCGATGATTGATTACCTCAGCGATACAACGGCCTTTGGTAATCCCTCGCTGCCCCACTGGGCTGGCAATGGTGCCAAGCAGGCGCTGGAACACAGCCGTCAACAGGTCGCCGATTACCTCCACTGCCAGAGCAACGAAGTTATTTTTACCAGCGGTGGCACTGAATCCAACAATCACGCTATTTACGGCGCGGCCTTTCACAGCCTTGCCTCAGCACAACCTAAAAAACACATTATCAGTTCGCCGATTGAACACCCAGCCACCCTGGAGCCACTGGCAGACTTGGTCGCCAATCACGGCTTTGAAGTCAGCTATTTATCCGTCGACGAACAGGGATTTTTCGATGCGGCTGAGCTAAAGCAACACCTGCGCGAAGACACCTTGTTAGTCACCTTAATGCACGCCAACAATGAGTTCGGCTCGATCCAGCCAATTGCCGACATTGGCCAGTGGTGCCAGCAGCAGCAGGTTTTATTTCATGTCGATGCGGTGTGCTCTGCCGGCAAACTAACCATCGACGTGGCCAAGCTCAACGCAGACTTATTATCACTCAGCGCCCATAAATTTTACGGCCCCAAGGGCGTTGGCGCCCTCTATATTCGCCACGGTATCGACGCTGAGATCAGTAGCTTTATACGGGGCGCAGGACAGCAACAGCAGCGCCGCTCTGGTACTGACAATGTGATTTTAGCGGTGGGAATGGGTGAGGCATGCAAACAACTGCTTAACAAGGACATTGCCAGCAGCCAACGGCAGATGATGACGCTACGCAATAGCCTATGGCAGCAGCTAAAACATGCTCTCGGCGATGGCGTCGACATCAATGGCAGCACCAATGATACCCTGCGTTTATGCAATACCCTAAACTGCTCGTTCATCGGCAGCCAAGGTTTGGATCTGTTACTGCAACTGGGGGGGGAACTGGCCTTTACCGCAGGCAAGGCTTGCTCAGGCTCGATCAACCTGCTGGGTAAAGGCTCTCTACAGTCGGCAGGCTCTGTGCGCTTTAGTCTCGGCGCCTATAATACCCAGGCCGAGGTAGACCGCGCCGCAACGTTAATTGTGAATCATCTCAACAACAAAGACTATTAGGCCTGCATACGGCCACTAAAATCCCAGGCCGTTATCTTGCCCAGGGTCAGGGTGATAACACGCTCGTCTTCACCGCGGCTACTGAGAAAGGTACGCAACTGATCGTAGCCGTCACCGATAAACCGGTTGAGTAAGTCATCCAATTGAGACGCCGCATCCTGTTCGCCAATGGTGGCAACCGCCTGTCCTCTCACCCCTTTATAGGGCGGCTTATTCAATGCAACCTCGAATGCGCATTGCGGTGTCTGCTGCAGCTTTCTGATTAGCTTACTATTTTTGTGCGCAACGGCATAGATATTGCCCTGCCGATACTGGTGCCACACCGAGCAAATCATGGGAAAGCCGTCGCTGTCCATGACCGCGATGCGCATGGGGGTATTTTGAACACGTAAAAACTGCTCAATGGCAGCCAAATCCCAATCACTTTTTGCCAGCACTGTTGCCTGCATAGTTAACTCCGTTATAGGGCAAAAATAGCCGAGGCTGGCCTCGGCGAAATGACTAAAATGATGGTACCGGGTGAGTTAACCGCAGAAAGGGGTTTAGCAAGCGGGTAAAGAAGCCGGTAAATTGCACAGGG
It encodes:
- a CDS encoding cysteine desulfurase family protein, producing the protein MAWLFPELPELPELPELPELPELIPGFTLGLIFLLCEQPMPISTPPIYFDNNASTPLNPQVAQAMIDYLSDTTAFGNPSLPHWAGNGAKQALEHSRQQVADYLHCQSNEVIFTSGGTESNNHAIYGAAFHSLASAQPKKHIISSPIEHPATLEPLADLVANHGFEVSYLSVDEQGFFDAAELKQHLREDTLLVTLMHANNEFGSIQPIADIGQWCQQQQVLFHVDAVCSAGKLTIDVAKLNADLLSLSAHKFYGPKGVGALYIRHGIDAEISSFIRGAGQQQQRRSGTDNVILAVGMGEACKQLLNKDIASSQRQMMTLRNSLWQQLKHALGDGVDINGSTNDTLRLCNTLNCSFIGSQGLDLLLQLGGELAFTAGKACSGSINLLGKGSLQSAGSVRFSLGAYNTQAEVDRAATLIVNHLNNKDY
- a CDS encoding pyridoxamine 5'-phosphate oxidase family protein, giving the protein MQATVLAKSDWDLAAIEQFLRVQNTPMRIAVMDSDGFPMICSVWHQYRQGNIYAVAHKNSKLIRKLQQTPQCAFEVALNKPPYKGVRGQAVATIGEQDAASQLDDLLNRFIGDGYDQLRTFLSSRGEDERVITLTLGKITAWDFSGRMQA